In the genome of Kitasatospora cathayae, one region contains:
- a CDS encoding LLM class flavin-dependent oxidoreductase — MRFGLSFLPDCTPETKSPQTYFSDALELSVRAEAGGLDSVKMTEHYLHHYGGYCPSPLGFLSAVAARTSSVRLMTGCVLPVFHHPIQLAAEAAQVDAISGGRLDVGFARAYLPDEFDALGVEMDESTDRFRETIRAVRRIWTEEKVSEQTPFFSYRDVTGLPRPTQRPHPPMWGAAVRTPENFAWLGTEGLGLLITPMISPHEFRDHLTLYRDAFQATHGGSGLRPRVTASLPLVVAETDERAEEIATTYLRRYLDVWAEAVNPWDRRESSAYRGYSGFGWMLRGLQPAKLFTEGGAIVGSPATVIDRIRAFNNHIGGVDEILWQIDFGAMPLAEAGQTLELFCDKVLPEVKSL; from the coding sequence GTGCGCTTCGGGCTTTCCTTTCTTCCCGACTGCACGCCGGAGACGAAATCTCCGCAGACTTATTTCAGCGACGCGCTGGAATTGTCGGTCCGGGCCGAGGCGGGCGGACTGGACTCCGTCAAGATGACCGAGCACTACCTCCACCACTACGGCGGATACTGCCCGAGTCCGCTGGGTTTCCTGTCCGCCGTGGCCGCCCGAACGAGTTCGGTCCGGCTGATGACCGGCTGCGTGCTGCCGGTCTTCCACCACCCGATCCAGCTGGCCGCGGAAGCCGCACAGGTGGACGCGATCAGCGGCGGCCGGCTCGACGTGGGCTTCGCGCGGGCTTACCTGCCCGACGAGTTCGACGCGCTTGGCGTGGAGATGGACGAGAGCACCGACCGGTTCCGCGAGACCATCCGCGCGGTGCGGCGGATCTGGACCGAGGAGAAGGTCAGCGAGCAGACGCCGTTCTTCTCCTATCGCGACGTGACCGGACTGCCGCGGCCCACCCAGCGGCCGCATCCGCCGATGTGGGGTGCCGCGGTGCGCACCCCGGAGAACTTCGCCTGGCTGGGCACGGAAGGGCTGGGGCTGCTGATCACCCCGATGATCTCGCCGCACGAGTTCCGTGACCACCTGACCCTCTACCGCGACGCGTTCCAGGCCACGCACGGCGGCTCCGGGCTCCGCCCCCGGGTCACGGCCAGCCTGCCGCTGGTGGTCGCCGAGACCGACGAGCGCGCGGAGGAGATCGCCACGACCTACCTGCGTCGCTACCTGGACGTGTGGGCGGAGGCCGTGAACCCGTGGGACCGCCGGGAATCCTCGGCCTACCGCGGCTACTCCGGATTCGGCTGGATGCTGCGCGGCCTGCAGCCCGCCAAGCTTTTCACCGAAGGCGGTGCGATCGTCGGTTCACCGGCCACGGTCATCGACCGCATCCGCGCCTTCAACAACCACATCGGCGGCGTCGACGAAATCCTGTGGCAGATCGATTTCGGCGCGATGCCGCTCGCCGAGGCTGGGCAGACCCTGGAGCTTTTCTGCGACAAGGTTCTGCCCGAGGTGAAATCACTGTGA
- a CDS encoding radical SAM protein: MDTIHVATAGRPSAPAPARKKSVQLVEFTAMHGVRYSVTLGYLKATSVADPVLDESCDFRISVREQSGGVQAMTELLDSWDEPFVVALTVFFWNRAQSLELARQVKQRWPNCRVVVGGNDVSHQQDPLFTEAPWVDVLVHGEGELRFRDLMHCFLVDGDLAAIPGISHWSDGVVVTNPDADRITDLEQVASPILTPVYSDEEIAGSSMIVYETNRGCPYKCAFCYWGGATNSKVRQFDLDRIFAELDRLIRLMPTDATLFIADANFGILARDRQIAEHIVELCRRHDKRLIISTNWAKNGNDRIVEIASMLHAADLTGAITLSAQSFDTEVLKIANRANIRTDHYRRLLSRFRDLDVPTYTDLIWGLPGETYESYLDGVEEVLTAGGSPVIYPLLLLNNTDYSRESFQEKHKVTTRWMPCDVTNPDLVADVVVAHDTMTVEEWVHGMGFRVAMTLFQKILLRCALRVIHSTTGVRMVELCGKLWTFLLDDCADPFLRAVARNVAAAHEEPTAVDMALLRTVIGDRVVVPEEVHFQALLCRAITTERATTDLLNAAVDWLCAELADSGFRVDRVLVDGALTLDIAATTILRASMRGDLDEARFAVPRQAWDLLVTSGDVPSSLDATGQGGTVRGTVWAPPRWVHYPISVYALSIWHGTGRPLHDLLFALPDRLPAHPLTA, translated from the coding sequence ATGGACACGATCCACGTTGCCACCGCCGGCCGGCCGTCAGCACCGGCGCCCGCCAGGAAGAAGTCCGTACAGCTCGTCGAGTTCACCGCGATGCACGGCGTCCGGTACAGCGTCACTCTCGGCTATCTCAAGGCGACTTCGGTCGCTGACCCGGTCCTCGACGAGAGCTGCGACTTCCGGATCAGCGTGCGCGAGCAGAGCGGTGGCGTGCAGGCGATGACGGAGCTGCTCGACTCCTGGGACGAGCCGTTCGTCGTCGCGCTGACCGTGTTCTTCTGGAACCGCGCCCAGTCCCTGGAACTGGCCCGCCAGGTGAAGCAGCGGTGGCCGAACTGCCGTGTCGTGGTCGGCGGCAACGACGTCAGCCACCAGCAGGATCCACTCTTCACCGAGGCCCCCTGGGTGGACGTGCTGGTGCACGGCGAAGGCGAACTGCGCTTCCGAGACCTGATGCACTGCTTCCTCGTCGACGGCGACCTCGCCGCGATCCCCGGCATCAGCCACTGGTCCGACGGCGTCGTGGTCACCAACCCGGACGCGGACCGCATCACCGATCTGGAGCAGGTCGCCTCACCGATCCTCACCCCGGTGTACTCCGACGAGGAAATCGCGGGCTCGTCCATGATCGTCTACGAGACCAACCGGGGCTGCCCGTACAAGTGCGCGTTCTGCTACTGGGGCGGCGCGACGAACTCCAAGGTGCGGCAGTTCGATCTCGACCGGATCTTCGCCGAACTGGACCGGTTGATCCGGCTGATGCCCACGGACGCGACTCTCTTCATCGCGGACGCGAACTTCGGCATCCTCGCCCGCGACCGGCAGATCGCGGAGCACATCGTGGAACTCTGCCGGCGCCACGACAAGCGGCTGATCATCAGCACGAACTGGGCGAAGAACGGCAACGATCGCATCGTGGAGATCGCGAGCATGCTGCACGCCGCCGACCTGACCGGTGCGATCACGCTGTCCGCGCAGTCCTTCGACACGGAGGTGCTGAAGATCGCCAACCGGGCCAACATCCGCACCGACCACTACCGTCGGCTGCTCTCCCGGTTCCGCGATCTCGACGTGCCCACCTACACCGACCTGATCTGGGGCCTGCCCGGCGAGACCTACGAGTCGTACCTCGACGGTGTCGAGGAGGTGCTGACCGCCGGCGGATCGCCGGTGATCTACCCGCTGCTCCTGCTGAACAACACCGACTACTCGCGGGAGTCCTTCCAGGAAAAGCACAAGGTGACGACGCGCTGGATGCCCTGCGACGTCACCAATCCCGACCTAGTCGCCGACGTCGTCGTCGCGCACGACACCATGACCGTCGAGGAATGGGTGCACGGCATGGGGTTCCGGGTGGCCATGACGCTGTTCCAGAAGATCCTGCTGCGCTGCGCGCTACGCGTCATCCACTCGACCACCGGTGTCCGGATGGTCGAACTGTGCGGGAAACTCTGGACGTTCCTGCTCGACGACTGCGCCGACCCGTTCCTGCGCGCCGTCGCCCGCAACGTCGCCGCCGCCCACGAGGAACCGACCGCCGTGGACATGGCGCTGCTCAGGACGGTCATCGGCGACCGGGTCGTCGTGCCCGAAGAGGTGCACTTCCAGGCGCTGCTGTGCCGCGCGATCACCACCGAGCGCGCCACGACGGACCTGCTCAACGCCGCGGTCGACTGGCTGTGCGCCGAGCTGGCCGACTCCGGATTCCGAGTCGACCGGGTGCTGGTCGACGGCGCGCTGACGCTCGACATCGCGGCGACGACGATCCTGCGCGCGAGCATGCGCGGGGACCTCGACGAGGCGCGGTTCGCCGTGCCGCGGCAGGCCTGGGACCTGCTCGTCACCTCCGGCGACGTGCCGTCGAGCCTCGACGCGACCGGGCAGGGGGGCACCGTGCGCGGCACGGTGTGGGCGCCGCCGCGCTGGGTCCACTACCCGATCAGCGTGTACGCGCTGTCGATCTGGCACGGCACCGGCCGGCCGCTGCACGACCTGCTGTTCGCACTGCCCGACCGGCTGCCGGCCCACCCGTTGACCGCCTGA
- a CDS encoding response regulator transcription factor — protein sequence MIRVVLAEDQGMVLGAFASLLDLQPDITVVATATNGDDALAAVREHRPDVLVTDIEMPGRTGLDLAVELNALGDPTRVLIVTTFARSGYLRRAVDAGVAGYVLKDAPIGELAAALRRVHAGERVVAPELAVAAWDAADPLTDRERELLRAVSEGASNAEIAARLFLAEGTVRNYLSSAMAKLGARNRTDAARTAMTRGWL from the coding sequence ATGATCCGGGTGGTGCTGGCCGAGGACCAGGGCATGGTCCTGGGCGCGTTCGCGTCCCTGCTGGACCTGCAACCGGACATCACGGTGGTGGCGACCGCGACCAACGGCGACGACGCGCTGGCCGCAGTGCGCGAGCACCGCCCGGACGTCCTGGTGACCGACATCGAGATGCCCGGCCGCACCGGTCTGGACCTGGCGGTGGAGCTGAACGCCCTGGGTGACCCCACGCGGGTGCTGATCGTGACCACGTTCGCGCGCAGTGGCTACCTGCGGCGCGCGGTCGACGCCGGGGTGGCCGGGTACGTCCTCAAGGACGCGCCGATCGGCGAACTGGCGGCGGCCCTGCGCCGGGTGCACGCCGGCGAACGGGTGGTCGCGCCGGAACTGGCGGTGGCCGCGTGGGACGCGGCCGATCCGCTGACCGACCGGGAACGCGAACTGCTGCGCGCGGTCTCGGAGGGGGCGAGCAACGCCGAGATCGCGGCGCGGCTGTTCCTGGCCGAGGGCACCGTGCGCAACTACCTGTCCAGTGCCATGGCCAAGCTGGGCGCGCGAAACCGGACGGATGCGGCCAGGACCGCGATGACGCGCGGCTGGCTCTGA
- a CDS encoding sensor histidine kinase, translated as MTTVDAPVPGSVAARLRTWDWVYLGYLLFVLAQPYFSPDPRWWEWPLAIAVCAATAVLWAAALLRGPSASHIWSSIVPMAAIGTLTAPFNTNASVLFIYAAAVAGDTLPWRDARLWFAGLTVLDSVTALVSQVPMPYRLWGFVSALLLIWVIGLLELKQRDRRQELENERLRTSQVELLATITERERIARDLHDLLGHSLTAVVMRAQLTKELVLADPQRARAEAEEIERNAREALAAVRSTVTGWRQTNIRAELEAARRALAGTGVTLRVDFEDGLILIAAAEHALGLALREAVTNVARHARASACHIGLDTDGERVRLVIADDGIGGEAPEGTGLTGLRERIAKLGGAVQRTGSAGTTLTITVPVEVAR; from the coding sequence ATGACTACTGTTGACGCCCCCGTTCCCGGGTCCGTGGCCGCTCGGCTGCGGACCTGGGACTGGGTCTACCTCGGCTACCTGCTGTTCGTGCTGGCGCAGCCCTACTTCTCACCGGATCCGCGGTGGTGGGAGTGGCCGCTGGCGATCGCGGTGTGCGCGGCCACCGCCGTGCTGTGGGCGGCTGCGCTGTTGCGCGGCCCGTCCGCGAGCCACATCTGGTCGTCGATCGTGCCGATGGCCGCGATCGGCACACTGACCGCGCCGTTCAACACCAACGCGAGCGTGCTGTTCATCTACGCGGCGGCCGTCGCGGGCGACACGCTGCCGTGGCGCGACGCCCGGCTGTGGTTCGCGGGTCTGACCGTGCTGGACAGTGTCACGGCGCTGGTGTCGCAGGTCCCGATGCCCTACCGGCTGTGGGGTTTCGTATCGGCGCTGTTGCTGATCTGGGTGATCGGGCTGCTCGAACTCAAACAGCGTGACCGGCGTCAGGAGCTGGAGAACGAGCGGCTACGCACCTCGCAGGTCGAACTGCTCGCGACCATCACGGAACGCGAACGGATCGCGCGTGACCTGCACGACCTGCTCGGGCATTCACTGACCGCGGTGGTGATGCGGGCGCAGCTGACCAAGGAACTGGTGCTGGCCGACCCGCAGCGGGCGCGCGCCGAGGCCGAGGAGATCGAACGCAACGCGCGGGAGGCCCTGGCCGCGGTGCGCAGCACGGTCACCGGCTGGCGGCAGACCAACATCCGTGCGGAGCTGGAGGCGGCGCGGCGAGCGCTGGCCGGGACCGGGGTGACCTTGCGGGTGGACTTCGAGGACGGGCTGATCCTGATCGCGGCCGCCGAGCACGCGTTGGGGCTGGCGTTGCGGGAGGCGGTGACGAATGTGGCCCGGCATGCGCGGGCGTCCGCCTGCCACATCGGACTGGACACGGACGGAGAGCGGGTGCGGCTGGTGATCGCGGACGACGGGATCGGCGGCGAGGCTCCGGAGGGCACCGGACTGACCGGGCTGCGGGAGCGGATCGCGAAGCTCGGGGGCGCGGTGCAGCGCACCGGCTCGGCCGGCACGACGCTGACCATCACGGTGCCGGTCGAGGTGGCCCGATGA
- a CDS encoding ABC transporter permease: protein MNAVTARIFGVELRDELRAIVREPTSLFFSILMPVGFFVLFNLVYGHDTTQGLSAGTAMVATFGTYGVITVAALQPGIGVAQDRDLGWLRMKRVSAVPIGISLAAKAAAALLYGVGVLALMGVAAAAFGTLHASAWALLRVAAVLLLGTVPFTLFSVAVGLRFRTGATIALLNAVLFPLAMLSGLWIPIQFLPSAVRHIAEFLPTYHLAQLGLAQLGGGTVVIHVLALLVTTAVATAVATMSYRRARI from the coding sequence GTGAACGCGGTGACGGCACGGATCTTCGGGGTCGAGTTGCGGGACGAACTGCGGGCGATCGTGCGGGAGCCGACCTCGCTGTTCTTCAGCATCCTCATGCCCGTCGGGTTCTTCGTCCTGTTCAACCTGGTGTACGGGCACGACACCACACAGGGGCTCTCGGCCGGTACGGCCATGGTGGCCACCTTCGGCACCTACGGGGTGATCACCGTGGCCGCCCTGCAGCCGGGCATCGGGGTGGCGCAGGACCGGGACCTGGGCTGGCTGCGTATGAAGCGGGTCTCGGCGGTGCCGATCGGGATCAGCCTCGCCGCGAAGGCCGCCGCCGCGCTGCTCTACGGGGTGGGCGTGCTGGCGCTGATGGGAGTGGCGGCCGCGGCGTTCGGCACGCTGCACGCCTCGGCCTGGGCGCTGCTGCGCGTCGCGGCGGTGCTGCTGCTGGGCACCGTCCCGTTCACGCTGTTCAGCGTGGCCGTCGGGCTGCGGTTCCGCACGGGGGCGACGATCGCGCTGCTCAACGCGGTGCTGTTCCCGCTGGCGATGCTGTCCGGGCTGTGGATCCCGATCCAGTTCCTGCCCTCGGCGGTACGGCACATCGCGGAGTTCCTGCCCACGTACCACCTCGCGCAGCTCGGGCTCGCCCAACTCGGCGGCGGCACCGTGGTGATCCACGTGCTCGCCCTGCTGGTCACCACCGCGGTGGCCACCGCGGTGGCCACCATGTCCTATCGTCGTGCGCGGATATGA
- a CDS encoding ABC transporter ATP-binding protein, which produces MGTTQAVMTAEGLRYRYGETVALDGVDLRVDPGECVALLGPNGAGKSTLVTIAVGLLAPQHGTVRILGGDPRRAVTRRRLGVAQQTLGFPNTLTVNELVTGAAVRGGLRASAAGPVLAELGLTELKGRRVSKLSGGQKQRVQLAMALVTEPVLLVLDEPTVGLDTNARRHFWQILARRREQGAAVLVTTHLIEESAAVADRVVVLDRGRILADAPPDELVSRLPDRTVTVRTGLDHDELHRLPGVLSVAPEHDLVRIQTRTPEDLLRVLLDRDPDLSELRVRDAGLEEAVLALTDRAEAA; this is translated from the coding sequence ATGGGAACGACACAGGCCGTGATGACAGCCGAGGGGCTACGGTACCGGTACGGGGAGACGGTCGCGCTGGACGGCGTGGACCTGCGGGTCGATCCCGGGGAGTGCGTCGCACTGCTCGGGCCGAACGGGGCCGGCAAGTCGACCCTCGTCACGATAGCCGTCGGGCTGCTCGCGCCCCAGCACGGGACCGTACGGATCCTGGGCGGGGATCCGCGCCGCGCGGTGACCCGTCGGCGGCTGGGCGTGGCGCAGCAGACGCTGGGCTTTCCGAACACGCTGACCGTGAACGAGCTGGTGACCGGTGCCGCGGTCCGCGGTGGGCTGCGGGCGTCGGCGGCCGGTCCGGTCCTGGCGGAACTCGGGCTGACCGAGCTGAAGGGCAGGCGGGTGTCGAAGCTCTCCGGCGGCCAGAAGCAGCGCGTGCAGCTGGCGATGGCGCTGGTCACCGAGCCGGTCCTGCTGGTGCTGGACGAGCCGACGGTCGGCCTGGACACGAACGCCCGGCGGCACTTCTGGCAGATCCTGGCGCGCCGCCGGGAGCAGGGCGCCGCGGTGCTGGTGACCACGCACCTGATCGAGGAGTCGGCCGCGGTGGCGGACCGGGTGGTGGTGCTCGATCGCGGCCGGATCCTGGCGGACGCGCCGCCGGATGAGCTGGTGTCACGGTTGCCGGACCGCACGGTGACCGTCAGGACCGGCCTCGACCACGACGAACTGCACCGGTTGCCGGGCGTCCTGTCGGTCGCGCCCGAGCACGACCTGGTGAGGATCCAGACGCGCACCCCCGAGGACCTGCTGCGCGTGCTGCTCGACCGGGATCCGGATCTGTCGGAGTTGCGGGTGCGGGACGCGGGCCTGGAGGAAGCCGTGCTCGCTCTGACGGACCGAGCGGAGGCGGCGTGA
- a CDS encoding winged helix-turn-helix transcriptional regulator, translating to MATSETSAALDIAYRCDDTTRPILDQIADKWSMAVLTVLDEPKRFNEIKRHLDGVTQRVLTQTLRRLERNGMIVRRVLPTSPVGVEYSLTPLGSSLWEPFSQLCAWTVANTDQIRAHQMEYDRRMHDCRSSDPGAGSTPR from the coding sequence ATGGCCACTTCTGAGACCAGTGCCGCCCTCGACATCGCCTACCGATGCGACGACACCACCCGCCCGATCCTCGACCAGATCGCCGACAAGTGGTCGATGGCCGTGCTCACGGTCCTCGACGAGCCCAAGCGGTTCAACGAGATCAAGCGTCACCTCGACGGCGTGACCCAGCGGGTCCTCACCCAGACCCTGCGCCGCCTGGAACGCAACGGGATGATCGTGCGACGCGTGCTGCCGACCTCGCCGGTCGGCGTCGAGTACTCCCTCACCCCGCTCGGCAGCTCCCTGTGGGAGCCTTTCAGCCAGTTGTGCGCCTGGACGGTCGCGAACACGGACCAGATCCGGGCACATCAAATGGAATACGACCGGCGCATGCACGACTGTCGCAGCTCCGACCCCGGAGCTGGTTCGACGCCCCGGTAG
- a CDS encoding mycothiol transferase — MLHGEHTKPHWPRSEGGAFGVDTADPAEAFEIWHEERARSNAIVDAAESLDTTGHFGRDVFSLRYILTHVIEEYARHNGHADLLRERIDGATGG; from the coding sequence GTGCTTCACGGCGAGCACACCAAGCCCCATTGGCCCCGTAGCGAAGGCGGTGCATTCGGTGTCGACACCGCAGACCCGGCCGAAGCGTTCGAGATCTGGCACGAGGAGCGTGCCCGATCCAACGCCATCGTGGACGCCGCCGAATCCCTCGACACCACCGGTCACTTCGGTAGGGACGTCTTTTCGCTCCGCTACATCCTCACCCACGTGATCGAGGAGTACGCCCGCCACAACGGCCACGCCGACCTCCTCCGCGAACGCATCGACGGAGCTACCGGGGGATGA
- a CDS encoding CHAT domain-containing protein, with product MRSGAAEGAVLQSLLDQRRYRALERVVSELGEESLRCDAAAWVVVLRSLLERGLVGAAAAMVQRAKGCFASSSPAGLWMRYPPLLAQAPEAKPGLAAQLLADAQAVVAAPKSSPHDRAGAAEFACLVSAVLFSLEGGRPERREESLRHAATAVRLCREVGAPRSAERVQRRAFRLLRLAPADPGGATEWLGRARETAQARGDLWSVAESDLLQAEADLEEILEANAFGSAPPPPESWGARVRALEAVADRIREAGGVMARARARWTAADLLLRYGVPAGEGMARAAVRGFREGGDIGSELSVHQTLSSWHLVRGDAARAERHLVRAQALSEQSGMWAAESARQAAFLEDLTRRGHFGQTELHTSPQSGSMQESVAQAVQRSAALSLMGLTEEAAATLREVQDGPASTGHPSPLAADVALSLGTHLADSGPGEAVSVLLQGAAQAHRQGLRSEEAQCLATAAWVAAVAAGRGVPVSSPAEIEERFAAAERLLGQTPPDLAAHVQLVKLCHLRHQEAFIRRDWDGCGRYLTLAEAVCRGYGLGLLLADTLSFQALTLMEVNRMGADAYEQTNALLAEASELRRRAGYAGEAWRGSFHRAVNALESGDRHPDQEVRRERWMASARLLDAAAVAIDRLRSKAAVADTAPERAQAARMAAVRGKEEVYRLGFELQQYRLGDSSAALWWLERAKARALLDGVEALGESDEGRISRIPLPGPVTVARLRIALKAEEQRADGRRVLLVQYRCVPAGTLVYGLRSDWDEPRMAAVPLSYEALAESARMWFQVPGGVRMMMEDYEGDVSDWYRLAPLVSPLAEWSAPGDLVHLVPYGLLHQLPLHTLPVDGVPLLLRNPVCYAPSAAILHGLWQRPRRAGEARRGRAAVFGDPRQNLPRAVHEARVVADLLGVKAELGANVSLARVREALREDGLVHLAAHGVLSVGDGFERGMDLADGRLRASALLGGQTAACGTVVLSGCETGVNEQRPGDEPVGLTRALLLGGSSCVVVSQWQVADDSAAELLTAFHEELGAGAPLALHRAALRSAGGPDPQRHLYHWGAFVVVGDWT from the coding sequence GTGCGATCGGGAGCAGCGGAAGGCGCGGTGCTCCAGAGCCTGCTGGACCAGCGGCGGTACCGCGCGCTGGAGCGGGTGGTCTCGGAGCTGGGAGAGGAGTCGCTGCGGTGCGATGCGGCGGCCTGGGTGGTCGTCCTGCGCTCGCTGCTGGAGCGAGGGCTGGTCGGGGCGGCGGCCGCGATGGTCCAGCGCGCCAAGGGGTGCTTCGCCTCGTCCAGCCCGGCCGGCCTGTGGATGCGGTACCCGCCGCTGCTCGCCCAGGCGCCGGAGGCGAAGCCGGGCCTGGCGGCTCAGCTGCTGGCGGATGCCCAGGCGGTGGTCGCTGCCCCGAAGAGCTCCCCGCACGATCGGGCCGGGGCGGCCGAGTTCGCCTGTCTGGTCAGTGCGGTGCTGTTCTCCCTCGAAGGGGGCCGACCGGAGCGCCGGGAGGAGTCACTGCGCCACGCGGCGACCGCCGTACGGCTGTGCCGGGAGGTGGGTGCACCGCGCTCGGCCGAGCGGGTGCAGCGTCGCGCGTTCCGGCTGCTGCGACTTGCACCGGCCGACCCGGGGGGCGCGACAGAGTGGCTGGGGCGGGCGAGGGAGACCGCCCAGGCCCGCGGTGACCTGTGGTCCGTGGCCGAGAGCGACCTCCTCCAGGCCGAGGCCGACCTGGAGGAGATCCTCGAGGCGAACGCCTTCGGGAGCGCTCCTCCTCCGCCGGAGTCCTGGGGCGCGCGAGTACGGGCGCTGGAGGCGGTGGCGGACCGGATCCGCGAGGCAGGCGGAGTCATGGCCCGCGCCCGGGCGCGGTGGACGGCTGCGGACCTGCTGCTGCGGTACGGGGTCCCAGCGGGCGAGGGCATGGCCAGGGCCGCCGTCCGTGGCTTCCGTGAAGGCGGTGACATCGGCAGTGAGCTGTCGGTCCACCAGACTCTGTCGAGCTGGCACCTGGTGCGCGGGGACGCGGCCCGAGCCGAGCGGCACCTGGTCCGCGCGCAGGCCCTCAGCGAGCAGTCGGGAATGTGGGCGGCGGAGAGCGCCCGTCAGGCGGCGTTCCTGGAGGACCTGACCCGGCGCGGCCACTTCGGCCAGACCGAACTGCACACCTCCCCGCAATCGGGCTCGATGCAGGAGTCCGTTGCCCAGGCGGTGCAGCGCAGCGCGGCGCTCTCCCTGATGGGGCTGACCGAGGAGGCTGCGGCGACACTGCGCGAGGTCCAGGACGGGCCGGCGTCGACCGGTCATCCGTCGCCACTGGCGGCGGACGTGGCTCTGTCGCTGGGTACCCACCTGGCGGACTCCGGCCCCGGGGAGGCGGTGTCCGTCCTGCTGCAGGGCGCAGCGCAGGCACACCGGCAGGGCCTGCGGTCGGAGGAGGCGCAGTGCCTGGCCACGGCGGCGTGGGTTGCGGCCGTGGCCGCCGGCCGGGGTGTCCCCGTGTCGTCCCCCGCCGAGATCGAGGAGCGCTTCGCCGCGGCGGAGCGGCTCCTCGGGCAGACGCCGCCCGACCTCGCGGCCCACGTTCAGTTGGTCAAGCTGTGCCACCTCAGGCACCAGGAGGCGTTCATCCGCCGGGACTGGGACGGCTGCGGCCGGTATCTGACGCTCGCCGAGGCGGTCTGCCGCGGCTACGGTCTGGGTCTCCTGCTCGCCGACACGCTCTCGTTCCAGGCCCTGACCCTGATGGAGGTCAACCGGATGGGAGCCGACGCGTATGAGCAGACGAACGCTCTGCTGGCGGAGGCGTCCGAGCTGCGCCGTCGGGCCGGTTACGCGGGCGAGGCGTGGCGCGGTTCCTTCCACCGGGCCGTCAACGCCCTGGAGTCGGGAGACCGGCACCCGGACCAGGAGGTGCGCCGGGAACGCTGGATGGCGAGCGCCCGGCTCCTCGACGCCGCTGCCGTCGCGATCGACCGACTGAGGTCGAAGGCCGCCGTGGCGGACACCGCTCCGGAGCGCGCGCAGGCCGCCAGGATGGCTGCGGTCCGGGGGAAGGAGGAGGTCTACCGGCTGGGCTTCGAACTCCAGCAGTACCGTCTGGGGGACAGCTCTGCCGCCCTGTGGTGGCTGGAGCGGGCCAAGGCCCGGGCGCTGCTCGACGGCGTCGAGGCGCTCGGCGAGTCCGACGAAGGGCGGATCAGCCGGATCCCGCTGCCCGGGCCCGTGACCGTGGCGCGGTTGCGCATCGCGTTGAAGGCGGAGGAGCAGCGCGCGGACGGGCGGCGCGTGCTGCTCGTGCAGTACCGGTGCGTGCCCGCCGGCACGCTGGTGTACGGACTGCGGTCGGACTGGGACGAACCCCGCATGGCCGCGGTGCCGCTGTCGTACGAGGCGCTTGCCGAGTCGGCCCGGATGTGGTTCCAGGTGCCGGGCGGGGTCCGGATGATGATGGAGGACTACGAGGGCGACGTGAGCGACTGGTATCGCCTCGCGCCGCTGGTGTCCCCGCTGGCCGAGTGGTCCGCTCCCGGGGATCTCGTCCATCTGGTGCCGTACGGCTTGCTGCACCAACTGCCGCTGCACACCCTGCCCGTGGACGGCGTCCCGCTGCTGTTGCGCAACCCCGTGTGCTACGCGCCCTCGGCGGCGATCCTGCACGGGCTGTGGCAGCGGCCCAGGCGGGCGGGTGAGGCCAGGCGGGGGCGGGCGGCGGTGTTCGGTGATCCGCGCCAGAACCTGCCCAGGGCGGTGCACGAGGCCCGGGTCGTGGCCGACCTCCTAGGAGTGAAGGCCGAGTTGGGGGCGAACGTTTCACTGGCCCGAGTGCGCGAGGCCCTGCGTGAGGACGGCCTGGTCCACCTCGCCGCCCACGGCGTCCTGTCGGTCGGGGACGGCTTCGAGCGCGGCATGGATCTCGCGGACGGCCGCTTGCGGGCCTCCGCCCTGCTCGGCGGACAGACCGCCGCCTGCGGGACGGTGGTGCTCAGCGGCTGCGAGACCGGGGTCAACGAGCAGCGGCCCGGGGACGAGCCGGTGGGCCTCACGCGGGCCCTGCTGCTCGGCGGCAGCTCGTGCGTGGTGGTCAGCCAGTGGCAGGTCGCCGACGACTCCGCGGCCGAGCTGCTCACCGCCTTCCACGAGGAACTGGGGGCCGGTGCACCGCTGGCCCTGCATCGGGCGGCCCTCAGGTCCGCCGGTGGGCCGGACCCGCAGAGGCACCTCTACCACTGGGGGGCCTTCGTGGTCGTGGGAGACTGGACCTGA
- a CDS encoding CAP domain-containing protein yields the protein MKLINEERARNGVPALVVKADLTDFAVQWTRHMRETGFAHSENASGAGPSLTGSRTLTGECIVMWSDASLTGEQAAERFQEMWTESPGHHAAQINPRYKEIGIGLYHDSSGWWGVHEFAG from the coding sequence TTGAAGCTGATCAACGAGGAGCGTGCCCGCAACGGCGTCCCTGCCCTCGTCGTCAAGGCCGACCTGACGGACTTCGCCGTGCAGTGGACCCGCCACATGCGCGAGACCGGGTTCGCCCACTCCGAGAACGCCTCCGGTGCCGGGCCCAGCCTCACCGGTAGCCGGACGCTGACCGGAGAGTGCATTGTCATGTGGAGCGACGCCTCGCTCACGGGGGAGCAGGCCGCCGAGCGGTTCCAGGAGATGTGGACCGAATCCCCGGGGCACCACGCCGCTCAGATCAACCCCCGTTACAAGGAGATCGGTATCGGCCTCTACCACGACTCCAGCGGCTGGTGGGGCGTGCACGAGTTCGCAGGCTGA